The Gopherus flavomarginatus isolate rGopFla2 chromosome 18, rGopFla2.mat.asm, whole genome shotgun sequence genome segment AGCCCTGGCTCAAGGCCTCTCAGTCGTGCCaaggctgcccccctcccccaactgccccaACCTTGTATGGTGGGCCTTGGACACCACTTTGTGCCACCTGTGGCTATGGGGGGCTGAGGCCGTCCTGCCAAAGCAGGAGAAACTCAGTCCCCCGGCTGTGGCACCCACTGATCGGACTATCAGGGGCGCCAACACCCATACACACGCCTCAACATGCCACCTTGTCTAGCTCAGAGACGCCAACCTCCTGGAGGTGCCCAGCCTGGTGAGTAATAACCCAAGCCCACCAGCAGAGGGCTCTGCTCTCCCAATCGGAACCTGGGCCCTAAGCAGGTATATGGGACATGCCTGGCTAAGGGCATTGGGACAaggggggctaggagccaggacttctgggttctgtccctagctccgggaggggagtgggggcagccTCAGACAGTGCAGTGCCCCAGATGGcctttagccccacagcccaatgTATCCCCCCGACCAACACCCCTCAGAGGAGAAAGGTCCCGTGTCCCATTGCTATcctcctgagccagccagcccctgcccctgtcccaagtggatgaagggtggggtggggggctgcccactcccccccccccccggaagcaCATGGTGAGATGAGATGAGCTTTAATTGGCCTCACAACAGCTGCTGCGAGCTAATCCCCCCCGACTTTAATTTCTGCCCATGTACTCTGTCCCCACAGCGGGGCGGGGGACACAGGGATTATACCCCCCCCCACTCACATCTCCCCATCCTGGTGCCTGGGTGTCAGGGCCAGGATTGGCCCAGGGGCCCGTAAGGTGGGGCTGCCTGGATTTACACCCCCCTCAGTTTCTGGGAGGGACGCATCCTGCCCTGATTTCGCTGgatccctgcccagcccctcctctctcttgCCCATGGCTGACAAAAGCTGCTAAAAGTGGCATCCTACACCTTCATCTAGAGCCTGGGaatgtggggcagggggtcatAGCACCATGGGGGATAGTGCAGCGGGGCGGAAGGGTGGTGACCCCAAATAGACTCAGTCCCAACTCCCCAAcctacagccccctgctagcccagcccagccgtgccggtgcccctcactcctgacctgcagctcctgctagcccagccctgctccgccggtgcccctcactcctgacccgcagcccctgctagcctggcccttcccccaccagctctgccggtgcccctcactcccgacctgcagcccctgctaatcTGGCAccaggctcccccagctctggatGGGCTGGGGCTTGTGGCAGGGAGCTCAGCCCACCCTGTGCCCCACGCACTCCCGCTAATGCCTAGCAGCACAAGCTCCCGATTTAGGCCTAATCCCGGCTCCTTGAGGTGATCCCCCCAGCTCCTATGAGGATTTGGTCCATGGCTCCCCTGTGGGGCGGCAGGGCCTGGGCACTCGtcagagggggaaggggtgtaaATTCTGATTGCAGCTCCAAATTACCCCCCTGCAAGGActcctgggagatgtagtccaaccgCCCCCACTCCTGTGGCATCAGGATTCATGGTGTCATGGTGCCATCTAGTGGCACATTGCCAGCTGTGCAGAGCCTGGAACAGCAGAAAAGGTGTGAGGGGGGCACAGGGTTGTTGGCATACTAATCACTGGTTGGATGGCGAAGAGTGGCAGGCAGACAGCAATGCGGGGCGGAGCGGATCATGGGGCAGGCGGCAAGGTGCAATATGGGGTGGGACAGATCCTGGGGTTGGGTAAGCAGACGGCAGTGTGGGGTGGGGCGGATCGTGGAATAGGGTGGGCAGACGGCAATATGAGGCAGGGCGGAtcatggggtggggcaggcaggtggCAATGTGGACGGGAGCGGGGCGGGGTGGATCGTGGGGTGGGGCGGGCAGACAATGTGGGGTGGGACGGATTGTGGGATGGGGTGGATTGTGGGACAAGGCAGGGAGGTAAAATGTGGGGTGGGACGGATCATGAGGCGGGGTGGGCAGGTGGCAATGTGGGGCAAGGTGGATCGTGGGGCGGGACAGACGTGGGGCGGGCTGGTGGcaatgtggggtggggtggatggtGGGGTGGGACTGGCAGATGGCAATGTGGGGCAGGAAGGATCATGGGGTGGGCTGATGGCAATGTGGGGTGGGGCAGATCATAGGGTGGGGCGGGCaggtggtggggcagggcagatcGTGGGCAGGGAAGGTGCAATTTAGGGTGGGACGGATTGTGGGGCCAGACAGATTGTGGGGCAGGCAGTTGGCAATGTGGGGTGGATTGGGGCAGGACGGGCTGCTGAAAATGTGGGGCGGGGTGTATCATGGGGTGAGATGGGCTGGTGGCAATGTGGGGTGGGGTGTATCATGGGGCGAGATGGGCTGGTGGCAATGTGGGGTGCGGTGTATCAGATGGGCGGGCAGACAGCAGAGTGGGGCGGGGCGGATtgtggggcagggcgggcagaTGGCAGTGTGGGGCAGGACAGATTGTGGGGCAGGCCGGATTGTGAGGCAGGCtggtggcagtgtggggagggatggaTTGTGGGGCGGGCCAGCagatggcagtgtggggagggacggACGGATTGTGGGGCAGGCTGGTGGCAGTGTGGGGCGGGACGGATCATGGGGCAGGCCAGCAGACAGCAGTGTGGGGCGGGATGGATCGTGGGGTGGGCCAGCAGACGGCAGTGTGGGCTGGGACGGATTGTGGGGCGGGCTGGTGGCAGTGTGGGGTGGGACGGATCATGGGGCAGGCCGGCAGACGGCAGTGTGGGGCAGGATCGTGGGGTGGTCTGGTGGCAGTGTGGGGTGGGACGGATCGTGGGGCAAGCCTGCAGACGGCAGTGCGGGCAGGCACAGGGGGCTTCGGCACGTTGAAGCCCCGAGGCGGGATGGGGGGTTCATGTCTGTGCCCCGCGGTCGGTGCCCGTGCCCCATAGTCGGTGCGCCTGCCCCGCGGTCGGTGCCCGTGCCCCATAGTGAGTGCGCCTGCCCCGCGGTCGGTGCCCATGCCCCACGCGCAATGCAGGGCTCGCCCGAGGACGTGAACAGGAGGAAACACTTGCCCACCGTGTGCACGGTCGGCCTGTGGAACCCCCTGCCACAGGACATTGTGCAGGGGTGGCTGGGCAGAAGGAGAGCGACCTCCCTGGGGGACAGGCGCAGCCCCCTGCCCGGGGTGACCGCGGgcctctggcagccaggagccgGGGGGAGTCGGCTGTGTTGTGTTTGCTCCCCGGgaggcctggccctgccctcgCTTTGCCAAGGGGCTGGTGGGTTCCGCTCCAGGATGAGGGGTGGCTGACGGCTCTGCCAAGGGGGACGTCCGTCCCTTTTATCATCCGCCGGGTGAGTTCATGGGGGGAAGCTAGGGCAGCTAGGCCCCTCCGCCCCCTGCCGTGTCTCGGCACCTGGGACCCACAGCCCTGGCAACAGGACCAGGCAGAGACATGccaggctgggctagcaggggctgtgggtcgggagtgaggggtaccagcagggctggggagtagAGGTTTGGGGGGTCCTGGAGGGTCTCCCATTAACCCTTTCTCCTCCAGGGCCCTATTAGTAGGAGTTCAGGCCTGGTGGGTCTCTGAGTCACCCCCGCCTCCCCCAAAGCCAGGGCTTAATCGGGGCTTGGGCGTGATTAGTCTTTGGCAAAGCTGCTTGACTCCGCGGCTAAGCCCGTCTTTGCAGCCCTTGGGCTGTGCTGGGCACAGCGCTGCCGGGGGATAAGCCCGGCTCAGCCGAGCTTTCCAGTTTTAGGGGCGATTAAGGAAGGAGCCAGTGTTAACTGGGGCAAAGACAGATCCCACTGCCCTTCTCcatgcagcccagggcaccccctggCTCCCTAGGGTATAAAAGACCCTTCTCTCAGCCCCTCCACCACTCACTGCTGCCTGCCATGGCCCCCCTGCCCGTCTGAGTGCCCTGGGGCCCACTGGTGCCACAgtgccacagggctgggctgcGTGAGGGCACAGGGACGCTACCTCTCCGTCCACagccgctgccttccctccttcccGCCGGTGCCCCGGTGGTAGCTGGTTGTGTGTCTGTCCATTCATCCATCTGTGCCGAGACCACATCTCTCTGTCCTCAGACACCCCCCCGTCGATCTATCtacccccaggcacccccagccaccccctctatctatctatctatccatccccagccaccccccctctatctatctatccccagccaccccccatctatctatctaccccagccacccccccatctatctatctgcagccacaccctctatctatctatccccagccccccatctatctacccccagccaccccctctatctatctacccccagccacccctctatctatctatatacccccatctgccccctctatctatctatatacccccatctgccccctctatctatctatctatccccagccactgTCTCTCTTTCCAAAAACACGCCTCCATTCATCCTGTAGCCTCTCCActcacccactgccccagcctccatccccacaaacagcctccccccactgctccctgcccacctcggCCACCCCTTCCCGCCAGCCATGCACAAGACCCGCGAGCTGCGGGACGACCTCCCGGAGGATTTTTTCATCCCTGTGCCTCTGGACACAAACAATCTGACGGCGCTGAGCCCGTTCCTGGTGCCGCAGACACACCTGGGCAGCCCGGCCATCTTCATGGGCATGTCGGCCTTCATGTTCCTGCTGGTTGTGCTGGGCGTGCCCATCAACGTCCTCACCGTCTTCTGCACCGCCAAGTACAGGAAGCTGCGCTCCCACCTCAACTACATCCTAGTCAACCTGGCCGTGGCCAACCTGCTGGTCATCTCCGTGGGCAGCACCACGGCCTTCTATAGCTTCTCCCACATGTACTTCGCCCTGGGCCCCATGGCCTGCAAGATCGAGGGCTTCACTGCCAcgctggggggtgagtggggctgTGGTCGGGAacgaggggcaccggcagggctgggggtctgggctgggctaGCTGGGGGCTGGGGATCGAAGGCAGGGGGTCGGGGGCGGATGGGATCCCTGCTGCCCCGCTGGTCTCAGCCTCTCCACCTCAGGCATGGTGAGTCTCTGGTCTCTGGCCGTCGTGGCCTTCGAGCGATTCCTGGTGATCTGCAAACCCCTGGGGAACTTCACGTTCCGCGGCACCCACGCCATCATCGGCTGCCTCCTCACCTGGGTCTTCGGCCTCACGGCCTCTGCACCCCCCCTCTTCGGATGGAGCCGGTAGGGCACAGCGGGGGGAGCCGaggatgggctggcaggggctgcgggtcgggagtggggggcaccggcagtgctgggctaggaggggctgcgggtcgggagtggggggcaccggtggggcttgggggcagggctgggctaggaggggctgtggATCGGGAGTGGGGGACACCGGCTGGGGGCGGggtagggctgggctaggaggggctgcgggttggcagTGGGggacaccggcagggctgggggtggggcagggctgggctaggaggggctgtgggtcgggagtagggggcaccggcagggctgggctaggaggggctgcgggtcgggagtggggggcaccggcagggctgggctaggaggggctgcgggtcgggagtggggggcaccggcagggctggtctaggaggggctgtgggtcgggagtggggggcaccggcagggctgggctaggaggggctgtgggtcgggagtggggggcaccggcagggctgggctaagaggggctgcgggtcgggagtggggggcaccggcagggctgggggcggggcggggcagggctgggctaggaggggctgcgggtcgggagtggggggcaccggcggggctgggggggctacGGGTTGCAAGTGGGGGGCGCCGGTGGggcttgggggcagggctgggctagcaggggctgtggatcGGGAGTGGGGGACACCGGCTGGGGGCGGggtagggctgggctaggaggggctgcgggttggcagTGGGggacaccggcagggctgggctaggaggggctgtgggtcgggagtagggggcaccggcagggctgggctaggaggggctgcgggtcgggagtggggggcaccggcagtgctgggctaggaggggctgcgggtcgggagtggggggcaccggcagggctgggctaggaggggctgcaggtcgggagtgggggtcaccggcagggctgggctaggaggggctgtgggtcgggagtggggggcaccggcagggctgggctaggaggggctgtgggtcgggagtggggggcaccggcagggctgggctaagaggggctgcgggtcgggagtggggggcaccggcagggctgggggcggggcggggcagggctgggctaggaggggctgcgagtcgggagtggggggcaccggcggggctgggggggctacAGGTTGCAAGTGGGGGGCGCCGGTGGggctagggggcagggctgggctagcaggggctgcgggtcgggagtggggggcaccggggggcagggccgggctagcaggggctgcgggtcgggagtggggggcaccggggggcagggccgggctagcaggggctgcgggtcgggagtggggggcaccggggggcagggccgggctagcaggggctgcgggtcgggagtggggggcaccggggggcagggccgggctaggaggggctgtgggtcggcagtggggggcaccggggggcagggccgggctaggaggggctgtgggtcggcagtggggggcactggggggcagggctagaaggggctgtgggtcgggattggggggcaccggggggcagggctgggctggcaggggctgcgggtcgggagtgggggtcaccggcagggctgggctagcaggggctgcgggtcgggagtggggggcaccggggggcagggctgggctagcaggggctgcgggtcgggagtggggggcaccggggggcagggctgggctagcaggggctgcgggtcgggagtggggggcaccggggggcagggctgggctagcaggggctgcgggtcgggagtggggg includes the following:
- the LOC127037192 gene encoding blue-sensitive opsin-like, which encodes MHKTRELRDDLPEDFFIPVPLDTNNLTALSPFLVPQTHLGSPAIFMGMSAFMFLLVVLGVPINVLTVFCTAKYRKLRSHLNYILVNLAVANLLVISVGSTTAFYSFSHMYFALGPMACKIEGFTATLGGMVSLWSLAVVAFERFLVICKPLGNFTFRGTHAIIGCLLTWVFGLTASAPPLFGWSRYIPEGLQCSCGPDWYTTNNKWNNESYVIFLFCFCFGVPLSVIIFSYGRLLLTLRAVAKQQEQSATTQKAEREVTKMVVVMVAGFLVCWLPYASFALWVVTHRGEPFDVRLASVPSVFSKASTVYNPVIYVFMNKQFRSCMLKLVFCGRSPFGEDDDVSGSSQATQVSSISSSQVSPA